The Salvia miltiorrhiza cultivar Shanhuang (shh) chromosome 1, IMPLAD_Smil_shh, whole genome shotgun sequence genome has a window encoding:
- the LOC131000516 gene encoding gamma-tubulin complex component 3 produces the protein MEDDDQRVVDLVKELVQRLLYTSNPQNPSASAPTQQDYNQAVKYSLRILSSRMTPSIAVDDAAMAESIKRRLATAGKSSEALTFADLYAKFSLKNGLGSVKNKWAVLYMLKTISEDRKIRKNQFPNMISNGFLDSALAGGLPALYESDVHGSSSGGYGKLNKNSKVGGISNGFDGLRGSSDSVRNFRGLSNLESDRCEKILGANLDSFSSLTENMKKLKGGDNSRGLNAREHLEKQFGGGMLLVSKDPENIRDMAYREFVDLIKEENEVTEVVLVRDVLYACQGIDGKYVKFDEKVDAYVLPEFVKVQRATRIMVRKLCELGWLFRKVKGYITDSMDRYPAEDVGTVGQAFCAALQDELSDYYKLLAVLEAQAMNPIPLVSENASSGNYLSLRRLSVWFTEPMVKMKLMAVLVDSCKVLKGGAMAGAIHMHAQHGDPLVNDFMNRLLRRVCSPLFEMVRSWVLEGELEDIFAEFFVLGQPVKAESLWREGYRLHAAMLPTFISQSLAQRILRTGKSINFLRVCCDDQGWADAATEAAAAAGTSTRRGGLGYGETDALESLVTEAAKWIDRHLLDVMFKQYKFKEHCLAIKRYLLLGQGDFVQYLMDIVGPDLSEAANTISSFKLAGLLESAIRSSNAQYDDPDILDRLRVKMMPHNTGDRGWDVFSLEYDARVPLNTVFTESVMSRYLRIFNFLWKLRRVEHALIGVWKMMKPNCVTSRFFSKLPQAVKLQLILTSRKCQVLWGEMNHFVSNLQYYIMFEVLEESWSDFSKELEAAKDLDDLLGAHEKYLHSIVEKSLLGERSQNLNKTLFVLFDLILRFRSHADRLYEGIYELQSRTADSTSRAKVGVKNVPSNKTSDQGPWLGEGRKDITRRAREFLQNMAQDLDALAKEYSTVFEGFISQLPIQQHVDLKFLMFRLDFTEFYSQLRPSKGEKLLF, from the exons aTGGaagacgatgaccagagagtcgtAGATCTGGTCAAAGAACTAGTGCAACGCTTACTCTACACTTCTAACCCTCAAAACCCTAGCGCCTCCGCTCCTACCCAGCAAGATTACAATCAAGCCGTGAAATACTCGCTCCGGATACTATCCAGCCGCATGACGCCGTCCATTGCGGTGGACGATGCCGCCATGGCGGAATCTATCAAGAGGCGTCTTGCCACAGCCGGTAAGTCCTCCGAAGCCCTAACATTTGCCGATCTGTACGCGAAATTTTCTTTGAAAAATGGGCTGGGAAGCGTGAAGAATAAGTGGGCTGTGCTGTACATGCTGAAGACTATATCGGAGGATCGGAAAATTCGGAAAAACCAGTTTCCTAATATGATTTCTAACGGATTTTTAGATTCTGCTTTGGCCGGCGGGTTACCCGCATTGTATGAGAGTGATGTTCATGGTAGTAGTTCTGGGGGTTATGGGAAATTGAATAAGAATTCGAAGGTTGGAGGGATTAGCAACGGTTTCGATGGTTTGAGGGGTTCGTCTGACTCTGTTAggaattttaggggtttgagtAACTTGGAGAGTGATCGATGTGAAAAGATTTTAGGTGCTAATTTGGATAGCTTTAGTAGTTTGACTGAAAATATGAAGAAACTGAAGGGAGGTGATAATTCCAGGGGGTTAAATGCAAGAGAGCATTTGGAGAAACAATTTGGTGGAGGCATGTTGTTAGTATCCAAGGACCCTGAAAATATTCGGGATATGGCATATAGGGAGTTTGTGGACTTGATAAAGGAGGAAAATGAGGTTACCGAAGTGGTTTTGGTGAGAGATGTTCTGTATGCGTGTCAAGGGATTGATGGGAAGTATGTGAAATTTGATGAGAAGGTTGATGCATATGTGCTGCCGGAGTTTGTTAAGGTGCAGAGAGCTACTAGAATTATGGTCCGGAAGCTCTGTGAACTTGGTTGGCTTTTTAGGAAAGTGAAGGGGTATATAACAGATAGTATGGATAGGTATCCAGCTGAAGATGTTGGGACTGTTGGACAGGCTTTCTGTGCTGCATTGCAAGATGAATTATCAGATTATTATAAGTTATTGGCTGTGCTTGAAGCACAAGCAATGAATCCGATTCCGTTagtttcagaaaatgcaagCTCTGGTAATTATCTTTCATTGAGAAGGCTGTCAGTTTGGTTTACTGAGCCCATGGTGAAGATGAAGCTTATGGCTGTTTTAGTTGATAGCTGTAAGGTCTTAAAAGGTGGTGCCATGGCTGGGGCTATTCATATGCATGCTCAACACGGTGATCCTCTTGTGAATGATTTTATGAACAGGTTACTCCGTAGGGTGTGTTCCCCGCTCTTTGAAATGGTTAGGAGTTGGGTTTTGGAGGGGGAGCTGGAGGATATCTTCGCAGAGTTTTTTGTCTTAGGTCAACCAGTAAAAGCAGAATCTCTTTGGAGAGAAGGTTATCGTCTCCATGCAGCAATGCTTCCTACTTTCATTTCTCAGTCCCTTGCTCAGCGCATCTTAAGGACAGGGAAGTCAATTAATTTCCTTCGAGTTTGTTGTGATGATCAAGGTTGGGCTGATGCCGCCACTgaagctgcagctgcagctgggACCAGTACCAggagaggtggtcttgggtacggTGAGACTGATGCTCTTGAATCGTTGGTTACTGAAGCAGCAAAATGGATAGATAGGCATTTGTTGGATGTAATGTTTAAACAGTATAAGTTCAAGGAACATTGCCTTGCAATCAAGAGATATTTACTTCTTGGGCAAGGTGATTTTGTTCAGTACCTAATGGATATTGTTGGTCCAGATCTGTCTGAGGCTGCCAATACCATAAGCTCATTCAAGCTAGCTGGATTACTGGAAAGTGCAATTAGATCATCAAATGCCCAATATGATGACCCTGATATACTTGATAGGTTAAGGGTGAAAATGATGCCGCATAACACAGGGGATAGAGGCTGGGATGTGTTTTCTTTGGAATATGATGCTAGAGTTCCCTTGAATACTGTTTTCACAGAATCTGTTATGTCTAGGTATCTGAGAATTTTTAACTTTTTGTGGAAGCTTAGAAGGGTAGAGCACGCACTGATTGGTGTTTGGAAAATGATGAAACCGAATTGTGTTACTTCTCGGTTCTTTTCTAAATTGCCACAGGCTGTTAAATTGCAGTTGATATTGACATCAAGGAAGTGCCAAGTTCTCTGGGGTGAGATGAATCATTTTGTTTCAAATCTACAGTACTATATAATGTTTGAAGTCTTGGAGGAGTCATGGTCTGATTTCTCAAAGGAATTGGAAGCAGCTAAAGATCTTGATGACCTACTTGGAGCACATGAGAAGTACCTTCATTCGATTGTTGAAAAGTCTCTCCTTGGTGAACGGTCCCAAAATCTTAACAAGACACTCTTTGTTCTATTTGATCTCATATTGCGCTTCCGAAGTCATGCAGATCGTCTCTATGAAGGCATATATGAGCTGCAATCAAG AACGGCGGACTCTACTTCTCGTGCTAAAGTGGGAGTGAAGAATGTTCCTAGTAACAAAACATCAGACCAGGGTCCATGGTTGGGTGAAGGCAGGAAAGACATAACAAGACGTGCTAGGGAATTTCTCCAAAACATGGCACAAGACTTGGATGCTCTTGCAAAGGAGTATTCAACTGTTTTTGAGGGTTTTATTTCTCAATTGCCCATACAACAACATGTTGACTTGAAGTTCCTTATGTTTCGGTTAGACTTCACTGAGTTTTACAGCCAGTTGAGACCCAGCAAAGGCGAGAAGCTTTTGTTTTAG